The following are encoded together in the Arcticibacterium luteifluviistationis genome:
- the glyA gene encoding serine hydroxymethyltransferase has protein sequence MATSISRDNTIFDLITKEHKRQLHGIELIASENFVSEQVMEATGSVLTNKYAEGLPGKRYYGGCEVVDEIETLAIDRLKELFGLTWANVQPHSGAQANTAVFLACLNPGDKILGFDLSHGGHLSHGSKVNISGKYFEPHFYGVEKETGLIDWDKVEQKAIAENPKLIICGASAYSRDWDYARLRNIADKVGAILLADISHPAGLIAKGLLADPFDHCHIVTTTTHKTLRGTRGGVIMMRNDFENPYGKTTMKGKIRTMSSLLDSGVFPGTQGGPLEHAIAGKAVAFGEALTDQYKDYVVQVQKNAKVMAEEFVKKGYKVISGGTDNHLALIDLRPKGITGKLAENTLIKADITVNKNMVPFDDAKAMVTSGMRIGTAAMTTRGLKEDDFVRVVSLVDRVLTNHDNDAIITSVRGEINEWMQNYPLFQ, from the coding sequence ATGGCTACTTCAATTTCTAGAGATAACACCATTTTTGACCTTATTACTAAAGAGCATAAAAGACAGCTTCACGGCATTGAGCTTATTGCTTCTGAAAACTTCGTTTCTGAACAGGTAATGGAAGCTACAGGCAGTGTTTTAACTAACAAATACGCCGAAGGACTTCCTGGCAAACGTTACTATGGTGGCTGTGAAGTAGTGGATGAAATAGAAACATTGGCCATTGACAGACTTAAAGAGCTTTTTGGTCTTACTTGGGCAAACGTACAACCTCACTCAGGAGCACAGGCTAACACCGCAGTATTTTTGGCTTGCTTAAACCCAGGTGATAAAATATTAGGTTTTGACCTTTCTCATGGCGGACACCTTTCTCATGGTTCTAAAGTTAATATTTCTGGTAAATATTTTGAGCCTCACTTTTACGGTGTTGAAAAAGAAACTGGTCTTATTGATTGGGACAAAGTAGAGCAAAAAGCTATTGCCGAAAATCCTAAATTGATTATTTGCGGAGCATCTGCTTATTCAAGAGACTGGGATTATGCAAGATTAAGAAACATTGCTGATAAGGTAGGTGCTATTCTATTAGCTGACATCTCTCACCCAGCTGGTTTGATTGCTAAAGGTCTTTTGGCTGACCCATTTGATCACTGTCATATAGTGACCACTACTACGCACAAAACTTTAAGAGGTACTCGTGGTGGTGTAATTATGATGCGTAATGATTTCGAAAACCCATATGGTAAAACTACCATGAAAGGTAAAATCAGAACAATGTCTTCTTTACTTGACTCAGGCGTTTTCCCTGGTACGCAAGGTGGCCCTTTAGAGCACGCTATTGCAGGTAAGGCTGTTGCTTTTGGCGAAGCTCTTACAGATCAATATAAAGACTATGTAGTACAAGTTCAGAAAAACGCCAAGGTAATGGCTGAAGAGTTTGTCAAAAAAGGATATAAAGTAATTTCAGGCGGTACAGATAATCATTTGGCTCTTATTGACCTTAGACCTAAGGGTATCACTGGTAAACTAGCTGAAAATACACTTATCAAGGCTGACATTACTGTGAATAAAAACATGGTTCCTTTTGACGATGCTAAAGCCATGGTAACTAGCGGTATGAGAATAGGAACCGCTGCCATGACCACTAGAGGATTAAAAGAAGATGACTTTGTAAGAGTAGTAAGCCTAGTAGATAGAGTACTTACAAACCACGACAATGACGCTATAATAACTTCGGTAAGAGGAGAGATAAACGAGTGGATGCAAAACTATCCGTTGTTTCAATAA
- a CDS encoding DUF4494 domain-containing protein, translated as MNTSWFQVKIKFQQVAEGDKVINVTEAYLFDAVSYTDAETRGYQYLANGRQDFQLFSITKMKLVEVFTQEVEEELWFKCRVQYIIFDEKTKTEKKTAVVMLMNAKDIKHAYESLKERLGSVEDYIISDINVTKILEVIPYEQTPEQILSQGNFKPVNEVVAAEPEPSNAALAEVEESLSEQAEDDSNSGF; from the coding sequence ATGAACACTTCTTGGTTTCAAGTCAAAATAAAATTTCAACAAGTTGCCGAAGGCGACAAAGTAATTAACGTAACAGAGGCTTATCTTTTTGATGCAGTTTCTTATACAGATGCAGAAACCAGAGGGTATCAGTATTTGGCCAATGGCCGTCAGGATTTCCAATTGTTTTCTATCACTAAAATGAAGCTGGTAGAGGTTTTCACGCAAGAAGTGGAAGAAGAGCTTTGGTTTAAGTGCCGTGTTCAGTACATCATTTTTGATGAAAAAACCAAAACAGAGAAAAAAACTGCCGTGGTAATGTTAATGAATGCTAAAGACATTAAACATGCGTATGAGTCGCTTAAAGAAAGGCTGGGTAGTGTAGAAGATTACATCATTTCTGACATTAATGTCACTAAGATTCTTGAAGTGATTCCTTACGAGCAAACTCCAGAACAAATTCTTTCTCAAGGTAATTTCAAACCAGTGAATGAAGTAGTAGCCGCAGAGCCTGAGCCTTCTAATGCTGCATTAGCTGAAGTGGAAGAAAGCCTAAGCGAGCAAGCGGAAGATGATTCAAATAGCGGTTTTTAA
- the tatC gene encoding twin-arginine translocase subunit TatC, with amino-acid sequence MALDQSPEIEYDDEEENEGDEGTEMTFIEHLEALRWHLIRAIVAILVFMIGAWFSMGFIFNKVILGPAKPEFWTYRKLCEIGDMVGIPSLCVDKLNFSLMSREVSGQFMMALTASAIIGLLFAFPYIFWEIWRFIKPGLKMTEKKASRGAVFFVTLLFFMGIMFGYYIVAPFAINFLVNFQIDPSIENQFDIQSYIGVLATLTLACGITFQLPMAIFVLTKVGVVTPKFLREYRKHAIVVLLIVAAIITPSPDMISQILVAIPLYILYEVSVLVSQREFKRMEKEAAE; translated from the coding sequence ATGGCATTAGATCAATCTCCAGAAATAGAATACGACGACGAAGAAGAAAACGAAGGTGACGAGGGAACAGAAATGACCTTCATTGAGCACCTAGAAGCTCTTAGATGGCATTTAATAAGGGCTATTGTAGCCATTTTAGTGTTCATGATTGGGGCTTGGTTTTCTATGGGCTTTATTTTCAATAAAGTAATATTAGGACCTGCTAAACCAGAATTCTGGACTTACAGAAAGCTCTGTGAAATAGGAGACATGGTTGGTATTCCAAGTTTATGTGTGGATAAGCTAAACTTCTCATTGATGAGTCGTGAGGTGTCTGGACAGTTCATGATGGCTCTTACGGCCTCTGCTATAATCGGTTTGCTTTTTGCATTCCCTTATATTTTCTGGGAAATATGGCGATTCATAAAGCCTGGTTTAAAAATGACAGAGAAAAAAGCCAGCCGTGGTGCTGTATTCTTTGTAACTCTTTTATTCTTCATGGGTATTATGTTTGGCTATTACATTGTAGCTCCTTTTGCTATCAACTTCTTAGTCAACTTTCAGATAGACCCGAGTATTGAGAATCAATTTGACATTCAGTCTTATATAGGAGTTTTAGCTACGCTTACGCTTGCCTGTGGTATAACATTCCAATTGCCAATGGCAATCTTTGTATTAACCAAAGTGGGTGTGGTTACGCCAAAATTCTTAAGAGAGTATAGAAAGCACGCTATTGTAGTTTTACTTATTGTAGCGGCTATCATTACGCCTTCTCCTGATATGATTTCGCAGATATTAGTGGCTATCCCGCTTTATATACTTTATGAAGTAAGTGTGCTAGTATCTCAGAGAGAGTTTAAGAGAATGGAGAAAGAGGCGGCTGAATAA
- a CDS encoding aminotransferase class V-fold PLP-dependent enzyme translates to MSREKIFFTPGPSELYPKFEEFLKDFVDNQFGSISHRSAAFKKICQHTDEQLRELLAIPAENAVMFTGSASEIWERILMNCTELETFHLVNGSFSKKFYSYAQSIGRHAHKFEKPMGEGFSYSEIKVPEYAELISTTQNETSTGVQMPEADIHKLKKNNPKKIVSVDMVSSAPIPDIDLSLVDTAYFSIQKSFGLPAGLGVWIANEYCLERAEAINKKGSIGSHHTLPELWAQSRAFQTPSTPNVMAIYLLGRVAEDMNRRGRATLQKEVDQKAKKLYSYFEKKDGFSLGVAKPEHRSRTVAVINTERASSEVIAALKEKNLIIGAGYGPNKESQIRIANFIANTPEQIDTLLNAFEELF, encoded by the coding sequence ATGTCTAGAGAAAAAATATTTTTCACGCCTGGTCCATCAGAGTTGTACCCAAAATTCGAAGAGTTTTTAAAAGACTTTGTCGATAACCAGTTTGGCTCCATTTCGCACCGAAGTGCAGCTTTTAAAAAGATTTGTCAACATACTGACGAGCAGCTTAGAGAACTTCTGGCTATTCCGGCAGAAAATGCAGTGATGTTTACAGGTTCAGCCTCCGAGATTTGGGAAAGAATACTGATGAACTGTACAGAATTAGAGACATTCCATTTAGTGAATGGTTCTTTCTCAAAGAAATTTTATAGCTATGCTCAATCAATAGGAAGGCACGCTCATAAATTTGAAAAACCTATGGGTGAGGGTTTTTCTTATTCAGAAATCAAGGTTCCTGAGTATGCAGAGCTAATTTCTACTACACAAAATGAAACCAGTACAGGTGTTCAGATGCCTGAGGCTGATATTCATAAATTGAAGAAGAACAATCCGAAAAAAATAGTTTCGGTAGACATGGTTTCTTCTGCACCAATTCCAGACATAGATTTAAGTTTGGTGGATACTGCTTATTTTTCAATTCAAAAATCTTTTGGCTTACCTGCTGGTTTAGGTGTTTGGATAGCTAATGAGTATTGTTTGGAAAGGGCAGAAGCTATAAATAAAAAAGGAAGTATAGGTTCGCACCATACTTTGCCAGAGCTTTGGGCACAAAGTAGGGCTTTCCAAACGCCATCTACGCCAAATGTCATGGCTATTTATCTTTTAGGTAGAGTAGCAGAAGATATGAACAGGAGAGGTAGAGCTACGCTTCAAAAGGAAGTTGACCAAAAAGCGAAAAAACTATATTCTTATTTTGAAAAGAAGGATGGTTTCTCGCTTGGAGTGGCCAAACCAGAGCATAGGTCTAGAACTGTGGCTGTAATTAATACGGAGAGAGCATCGTCAGAAGTTATTGCAGCTTTAAAAGAGAAGAATTTGATTATTGGAGCTGGTTATGGTCCCAATAAGGAGTCTCAAATCAGAATTGCGAATTTTATAGCAAATACGCCAGAGCAGATTGATACGCTTTTAAACGCTTTTGAAGAGTTATTTTGA
- a CDS encoding type B 50S ribosomal protein L31 translates to MQKDIHPNYREVVFWDLSSDHKFITRSCVESAETITWEDGKEYPVCKVEVSSKSHPFYTGKNVLLDTAGRVDKFKKRYGMK, encoded by the coding sequence ATGCAAAAAGACATTCATCCAAATTATAGAGAAGTGGTTTTCTGGGATCTTTCTTCTGATCACAAATTCATCACTCGTTCTTGTGTAGAATCAGCTGAAACCATCACTTGGGAAGATGGCAAAGAATATCCTGTATGTAAAGTAGAGGTTAGCTCTAAGTCTCACCCTTTTTACACAGGTAAAAACGTATTATTAGATACTGCAGGACGTGTTGACAAGTTCAAGAAACGTTACGGTATGAAGTAA